From the Sphingomonas brevis genome, the window CGACGGCTCGATCTCCTGCATCTCCTCGCGCGTCGGGATGTTGGTCCCGATGACCTTTTCTGCCAGCCTTTCTTCCTCGTTCGTGGGATTGAGAAGATCGAGCCAAACGGCGCTTTCAAGGCAAAGCGCCGCATCATCGGCGTCGACCGGGGATGAGGGACAACCGGGTCCGAACAGGCGCAGCATGGCCATTTGGTGCGGCAGCAAAGAGCCCTTGGCAAGCGGTCCGTTGCTGCCTACCCCCTCCTGATGCCGGCCAGCCTGCCGCGGCCGAAGCCGCTTGCCTCCATCTTCATCGTGCTGGCGCTGACCGTCGCCATTCTCTGGGCAATGAATCGGCCGCCCATCTGCACCTGCGGGACGATTGCATTGTGGGGACGCGTAGGCCCGACCCAAAGCCAGATGCTGGCCGACTGGTATAGCCCGAGCCATATTGCGCACGGCCTGCTGTTTTACGCAGCATTCCGCTGGCTGCGGCCCAAATCGAGCATCGAGCTGCGCTTCCTTGTCTCGCTGGTCATCGAGGCATCGTGGGAAATCGTCGAAAACACGCCGATGGTGATCGACCGCTATCGCGAAGCAACCATCGCACTTGGATATTCCGGCGATTCCATCCTCAACTCGGCGAGCGACGTCGCGATGATGGCGCTTGGCTTCATGGCGGCCTGGCGATTGCCTGTGTGGGCCAGCATCTTGTTCCTGCTGATGCTAGAATTGGTTCCGCTGCTCGTCATTCGCGACAATCTGACGCTCAACGTCATCATGCTGGTTGCGCCCAGCGATGCGATACTCAACTGGCAGGCCGGAGCCTAGCGGCAGCGGGTGATCTGTGGCGGCACGCCCTGGGTCAGGTTGAACGGGCCGACGACGGTACCATCCTCCAGCTCGACGTTCAATGTCATGGCCCCCTTGGTCACCACACCCGAATAGGTTGCGGGCTGGGAACGGAAGATTTGGCCCACCCGGACCGGCCCGGGCGACCCTTCGCGATAGGTGCCTTCAACCGCGAACGAACCGTCCTTCGCCGGAATCACAGCGGTATCGATCGAACCGGACGCGCAGTCGAACATGATGTCGGCCAGTCCGGTATTGAATCCGATCGCGGCGTGCTCGCCGCCCCACTTGCCTTCCAGATAGGGAGGCTTCGCCGCTGCCGGGGTCAAGCCGGACGCGATCAGCGTCATCGCCAATATCAGTCTTAGCCTCAATGCGACCTCCTCAACGCTTGAAGGTTTGCCCTCATGACGCTTTCCGCATTGGCGGCAACAGGTCGTAAGGTCGGACTTTCACCCGATTTCGCGAAACCTCCGTGGAGCCGTACGCCCTCTTGCAGGACAATATTCTGCTGGGCGCGATAGACAGTGTCGAAATCGCCAGCCGCGGCCAGCGCGTCGTACATCTGCTGATGCTCGGCATTCATCG encodes:
- a CDS encoding DUF2585 family protein, giving the protein MPASLPRPKPLASIFIVLALTVAILWAMNRPPICTCGTIALWGRVGPTQSQMLADWYSPSHIAHGLLFYAAFRWLRPKSSIELRFLVSLVIEASWEIVENTPMVIDRYREATIALGYSGDSILNSASDVAMMALGFMAAWRLPVWASILFLLMLELVPLLVIRDNLTLNVIMLVAPSDAILNWQAGA